The following are encoded together in the Cohaesibacter gelatinilyticus genome:
- the cobD gene encoding threonine-phosphate decarboxylase CobD, translating into MLHGGDLGWAMEAYGGQKEDWLDLSTGINRRSYPFSIDRALSDIRELPSTTDLKTCLEAARLAYQCPKDLTIVAGPGTQILINSIPHILKPGRCHIAEPTYSEHRGAMELAGVPCSGFTAIDDLLAQNIDQRSCVIVVNPNNPDGHTLSSPELLEFSVHLQKSNSTLIIDEAFGDIDPTQSIIPHLSSRSNIVVFRSFGKFFGLAGIRLGFVIGSEEITNKITSFHGPWTASSVALKVGSQALSDLEWHKKERELLTHWSERLQSCLARHGLSVVGGTGLYLLIESEYARRLHMHLAKHHIWSRIFTYQDRWLRLGIPMQDAELKRFVSALDCFVVEAAND; encoded by the coding sequence ATGTTGCATGGTGGCGACCTTGGCTGGGCCATGGAGGCATATGGCGGACAAAAAGAAGACTGGCTGGACCTCTCTACCGGTATCAACCGGCGATCCTATCCATTCTCAATAGATCGTGCACTCTCTGACATCCGGGAGCTACCAAGCACAACTGACCTCAAAACCTGTCTTGAAGCTGCCCGTCTGGCTTATCAATGCCCCAAGGATTTAACAATTGTAGCCGGCCCCGGTACACAAATCCTGATCAACAGCATTCCTCATATCTTGAAACCCGGTCGGTGCCATATAGCAGAGCCTACCTATAGTGAGCACAGAGGTGCCATGGAGCTGGCTGGTGTGCCCTGTTCCGGTTTTACTGCCATTGATGACCTTCTTGCGCAGAATATTGACCAACGATCCTGCGTGATTGTTGTGAATCCCAACAACCCGGATGGCCACACCCTTTCATCGCCAGAATTGTTAGAATTTTCTGTTCACCTGCAAAAATCAAACAGCACCTTGATCATCGATGAAGCGTTTGGCGATATAGATCCTACCCAAAGCATCATACCCCACCTCAGCTCCCGGTCCAATATTGTTGTTTTTCGAAGTTTTGGGAAATTCTTTGGCCTTGCAGGCATACGGCTAGGATTTGTGATTGGAAGTGAGGAGATCACAAACAAGATAACAAGCTTTCACGGCCCCTGGACTGCTTCATCCGTAGCATTGAAAGTTGGAAGTCAGGCTCTATCAGATCTGGAATGGCATAAAAAAGAGCGTGAGCTCCTAACTCATTGGAGCGAGCGATTACAAAGCTGTTTAGCCAGGCATGGATTATCTGTTGTTGGTGGAACCGGCCTCTATCTGCTGATTGAGAGTGAATATGCTCGAAGGCTGCACATGCATTTGGCCAAGCACCATATCTGGAGCCGCATATTCACTTACCAAGATCGCTGGCTAAGGCTTGGCATTCCGATGCAGGACGCGGAGCTAAAACGCTTCGTGTCAGCGCTTGACTGCTTTGTGGTAGAGGCAGCAAATGACTGA
- a CDS encoding Card1-like endonuclease domain-containing protein: MAQKKTLAELIAKSGAWLDEGRSGTLREAKRNRPASTLLASHFRAFERIKKRLFKGSLSISDLDPVEACIVEALQGCDLVLQTEEGILRAHTPQARRFITGGWLEEVACLAALEAGADEVRYGQSVRWRIDGYEGENEIDVIARFDQRLAFYSCKAFGAGYQRSNDRRRKKLMEALHEADNLADHFGSQNSFVGLILTTDLYDNYNRKPKYEALFGKARALNVQLITLDDMKWGRLIKAMALAKE; encoded by the coding sequence ATGGCGCAGAAAAAGACCCTTGCAGAATTGATCGCCAAATCCGGAGCCTGGCTGGATGAGGGACGGAGCGGTACATTAAGGGAAGCAAAAAGAAATCGTCCCGCCAGCACTCTCCTTGCCAGTCATTTCAGAGCCTTTGAGCGGATCAAGAAGCGGCTGTTCAAGGGCAGTTTGTCCATTTCTGATCTCGACCCGGTTGAAGCCTGCATCGTTGAAGCTTTGCAGGGCTGTGATCTTGTTCTTCAAACGGAGGAGGGCATCCTGCGCGCCCACACGCCGCAGGCAAGACGGTTCATTACTGGCGGTTGGTTGGAAGAGGTGGCGTGTCTGGCTGCGCTTGAGGCTGGGGCAGATGAGGTGCGCTATGGGCAGTCAGTGCGCTGGAGAATCGATGGCTATGAAGGTGAGAATGAGATTGATGTGATCGCCCGTTTTGATCAACGTCTTGCTTTCTATTCCTGCAAAGCTTTTGGGGCTGGATATCAAAGATCGAATGATCGCCGCCGTAAGAAACTAATGGAAGCCCTGCATGAGGCTGACAATCTTGCGGACCATTTTGGCAGCCAAAACAGCTTTGTCGGCCTAATTCTTACCACCGATCTCTATGACAATTATAATAGAAAACCCAAATATGAAGCGCTGTTCGGCAAAGCCCGTGCGCTGAATGTGCAGCTCATCACATTGGATGACATGAAATGGGGACGATTGATCAAGGCAATGGCACTGGCTAAGGAATAG
- a CDS encoding protein-L-isoaspartate O-methyltransferase family protein gives MGEYADARRQMVDNQIRTTDVTAYNVLEAFEVVPRELFVPAHLRNLAYSDVDIVISDSRCMMQPSPLAKLLQLADIKSEDLVLVIGAQAGYTAALASKMANTVVAVESDEALVEQAQDTLTGLGFDNVAMISGDIAKGYVSEGPYDVIVIEGAVEQLPDDLLNQMKDGGVLVTVDGKERRAEAIKILRNGESFSRIPAFDTNAPILTEFSKPVGFSF, from the coding sequence ATGGGCGAATATGCAGATGCACGCCGCCAGATGGTGGACAACCAAATTCGGACCACCGATGTAACTGCCTATAATGTGCTGGAGGCATTTGAGGTTGTCCCTCGCGAATTGTTCGTACCAGCTCATCTGCGGAATCTGGCTTACAGTGACGTCGATATCGTGATCTCGGATAGTCGTTGCATGATGCAACCTTCGCCGCTCGCCAAATTACTTCAGTTGGCTGATATCAAATCTGAGGATTTGGTTCTGGTGATTGGTGCGCAGGCTGGCTATACCGCTGCACTGGCTTCCAAGATGGCAAATACCGTCGTCGCTGTCGAAAGTGACGAAGCTCTGGTTGAGCAGGCACAGGACACCTTGACGGGTTTGGGTTTTGACAATGTCGCCATGATCAGTGGTGATATTGCCAAAGGATATGTATCTGAAGGTCCTTATGACGTGATTGTCATAGAAGGGGCTGTGGAACAGTTGCCGGATGATCTGCTGAATCAGATGAAAGATGGCGGCGTTCTGGTAACGGTTGACGGCAAGGAGCGCCGCGCAGAGGCTATCAAGATTTTGCGCAATGGTGAGAGCTTCTCTCGTATCCCTGCGTTTGATACCAATGCACCAATTCTCACAGAATTCTCCAAGCCGGTCGGTTTCAGTTTTTAA
- a CDS encoding TolC family outer membrane protein has product MRSFKTATVCAVAALALSVSSVSAETLQQALALAYQNNPTLNAARAGLRATDENVSQALSGYRPTVNGTASATRQWTSIEQFSGSAKRNETNSTNLGLQVDQILFRGMRTKNGVKKAESAVLASRATLENTEQTVLFDVASAYMDVLQNQAILELRKQNVSFLQEQVRSAKDRFAVGETISTDVAQAEARLSGAISQVNLAKANLASSRATYQQLVGKKPGKLAAGYSVDKLFPRKLNSAISSALTEHPAIRASQHNIDIAQMDVKLAEGELLPTLSVRGTAARSWQDQSSRGSSAEQTTNSASIMGTLSVPIYQGGRVSSKVRQAKETLGQRRIQLDLSRDQVRAAVISAWSIYEASIPQISAAQAQVEASRLALRGVIEERGVGQRTTLDVLNSQGELIDARISLVTAQRDRIVASFRIASAIGRLTSNRLDLPVARYDTKKHYKQVRDKWYGLRTPDGR; this is encoded by the coding sequence GTGAGAAGCTTTAAGACAGCAACAGTCTGTGCAGTAGCGGCGTTGGCATTGAGCGTATCCTCCGTATCGGCAGAAACCCTCCAGCAGGCATTGGCGCTGGCTTATCAGAACAATCCTACGCTGAATGCGGCAAGGGCCGGGCTACGCGCGACTGATGAAAATGTGTCTCAGGCCTTGTCCGGCTATCGTCCCACTGTCAATGGGACGGCAAGCGCCACGCGTCAATGGACCAGCATCGAACAGTTTTCTGGGTCTGCCAAGCGCAATGAGACCAATTCAACCAATCTGGGTTTGCAGGTCGATCAGATCCTATTCCGTGGTATGCGTACCAAGAATGGCGTGAAAAAAGCCGAATCCGCCGTTCTTGCTTCTCGTGCGACATTGGAGAATACCGAACAGACGGTTCTCTTCGATGTTGCCTCCGCCTATATGGATGTTCTTCAAAACCAGGCGATCCTTGAACTGCGAAAACAGAATGTGTCTTTCTTGCAGGAGCAGGTTCGCTCGGCAAAGGATCGATTTGCCGTCGGTGAAACCATTTCCACCGATGTTGCACAAGCAGAGGCCCGTCTGTCTGGCGCTATCTCACAGGTTAATTTGGCAAAAGCCAATCTGGCCTCCAGTCGTGCAACTTATCAGCAATTGGTTGGTAAGAAGCCGGGGAAATTGGCAGCCGGATATTCCGTGGACAAATTGTTCCCACGCAAATTGAACTCAGCAATTTCATCTGCGCTGACCGAACACCCAGCTATTCGTGCAAGTCAGCATAATATTGATATCGCTCAGATGGATGTGAAGCTTGCTGAAGGCGAATTGTTGCCAACGCTTAGTGTGCGTGGAACGGCAGCACGTTCGTGGCAGGATCAATCCAGCCGTGGTTCCAGTGCAGAGCAGACGACCAATAGCGCTTCCATCATGGGTACTTTGTCCGTGCCCATCTATCAGGGCGGTCGCGTGAGCTCCAAGGTGCGTCAGGCTAAGGAAACTTTGGGCCAGCGCCGTATTCAGCTTGATCTATCTCGTGATCAGGTTCGGGCTGCAGTGATTTCTGCGTGGAGCATCTATGAGGCTTCCATCCCCCAGATCTCTGCTGCTCAAGCGCAAGTAGAAGCTTCTCGCCTTGCGCTGCGCGGCGTGATCGAAGAGCGTGGCGTGGGGCAGCGAACCACTCTGGACGTCTTGAACTCTCAAGGTGAGTTGATTGATGCGCGCATCTCGCTGGTCACTGCTCAACGTGATCGCATCGTCGCTTCATTCCGCATTGCATCAGCCATTGGCCGCCTGACTTCCAATCGTCTTGATTTGCCGGTTGCTCGCTATGATACGAAGAAGCATTATAAGCAGGTACGTGACAAATGGTATGGTTTGCGCACACCAGATGGACGCTGA
- a CDS encoding PopZ family protein has translation MSNTNAAQEPSMEEILASIRRIISDEEAAIGGDETPEPEVAAEPEVDPNAEMGQDDLDALFDAPAPVEEEPAEEEDDMAAMMAAMETDSAEGEVEEEEEVLDLPTEWQEQDLVQPHDDDLMFMEEQEEEPAPETVAEATPEPIAEPDPTPELEQMVQSTLEEKVPSLLKATIETEPTPLDNLPDVEKGMPLVSNQTSEVVTNAFENLTHTILSNNTRTMENVVEDMLRPMLKAWLDQNLPVMVERLVRAEIERVSRGEQHYR, from the coding sequence ATGTCTAATACCAACGCAGCTCAGGAACCTTCGATGGAAGAAATCCTGGCGTCCATTCGCCGGATCATTTCAGATGAAGAAGCCGCCATCGGTGGTGATGAGACACCAGAGCCGGAAGTTGCTGCCGAGCCCGAAGTCGATCCGAATGCCGAAATGGGTCAAGACGATCTTGATGCTCTGTTTGATGCGCCTGCTCCAGTTGAAGAAGAGCCAGCAGAGGAAGAAGATGATATGGCAGCCATGATGGCAGCCATGGAAACGGATTCTGCTGAAGGTGAGGTTGAAGAAGAGGAAGAAGTTCTGGACCTGCCGACCGAGTGGCAGGAACAGGATTTGGTCCAACCTCATGACGATGATTTGATGTTCATGGAAGAGCAGGAAGAAGAGCCTGCTCCGGAAACAGTTGCAGAAGCTACCCCAGAGCCGATAGCGGAACCAGATCCAACGCCCGAGTTGGAGCAAATGGTTCAGTCTACGCTGGAAGAGAAGGTACCATCTCTTCTGAAAGCCACGATTGAAACCGAGCCGACACCACTGGATAATTTGCCTGATGTTGAAAAAGGCATGCCGCTGGTATCAAATCAAACCAGTGAAGTGGTTACCAATGCTTTTGAAAATCTGACCCACACGATTCTGTCCAACAATACACGGACCATGGAAAATGTGGTGGAAGACATGCTGCGCCCCATGCTCAAGGCGTGGCTCGACCAGAATTTGCCGGTAATGGTAGAGCGTCTGGTGCGTGCAGAGATTGAGCGAGTGTCCCGGGGTGAGCAGCATTATCGCTGA
- a CDS encoding valine--tRNA ligase, with translation MLEKTFDAANVEPRLYEEWEKSGAFNAGAGKKDGQDSFCIVIPPPNVTGSLHMGHALNNTLQDIMIRYHRMGGKDVLWQPGMDHAGIATQMVVERQLAANGEPGRRDMGREAFLERVWKWKGESGGTIFNQLRRLGATADWSRERFTMDEGLSKAVQKVFIELYNDGLIYRGKRLVNWDPKFETAISDLEVENKEVDGHMWHFKYPLAGGETYTYVEKDEDGNVVLEEERDYISIATTRPETMLGDGAVAVHPSDERYAPIVGKLCEIPVGPKEHRRLIPIITDEYPDPDFGSGAVKITGAHDFNDYGVARRCDIPCYRLMDTKAAMRADGAPYAECAELAVEIAKTGNLPSETEVDAINLVPDEYRGLNRFEARKQIVAAINGEGLCVFAKDDEGNDIPFVENKKVMQPFGDRSGVVIEPMLTDQWFADAKTLAKPAIASVKEGRTNFVPKNWEKTYFEWMENIEPWCISRQLWWGHQIPAWYGPEESVFVAHDETEAMAMAKEKFGKEVELVRDEDVLDTWFSSALWPFSTLGWPDKTPQLERYYQTDVLVTGFDIIFFWVARMMMMSLHFMKEEPFHTVYVHALVRDEKGAKMSKSKGNVIDPLDLVDEYGADAVRFTLAAMAAQGRDIKLATSRVAGYRNFGTKLWNATRFTQMNGCARIEDFDPNGVKEIVNRWIVTELAKTAKEVSEAIETYRFNDAANGLYRFVWNLYCDWYIELTKPILQAEGESGAKTETQACVAWVLDQICVLLHPFMPFITEELWAETGKNGPVREGLLILEKWPSYSIEDTGAADDINWLVDIITAIRSVRSEMNITPSTQLKLEIVGASDQTKARLKAQDAVIKRLARAEEIKVSADVPQGSAQVVVGEATIALPLAGVIDLDAEKVRLEKEIDKISKVAAKFSGKLNNERFVANAPAEIVEEQKSKLAEQEALKAKVQEALNRIMAAL, from the coding sequence ATGCTGGAAAAAACATTCGATGCGGCCAATGTGGAGCCGCGCCTGTATGAAGAGTGGGAAAAATCTGGTGCCTTCAATGCTGGCGCTGGTAAAAAGGATGGACAGGACAGTTTCTGCATCGTCATTCCACCACCGAATGTGACTGGTTCCCTGCATATGGGCCATGCACTGAACAACACTCTGCAAGATATCATGATCCGCTACCACCGTATGGGTGGCAAGGATGTTCTCTGGCAACCGGGTATGGATCACGCCGGTATTGCGACCCAGATGGTCGTAGAGCGTCAGCTGGCAGCCAATGGTGAGCCAGGCCGTCGTGATATGGGGCGTGAGGCCTTCCTTGAACGGGTTTGGAAATGGAAAGGCGAATCTGGCGGCACCATCTTCAATCAGCTTCGCCGATTGGGCGCGACAGCCGACTGGTCACGCGAACGTTTCACGATGGATGAAGGTTTGTCGAAAGCGGTTCAGAAGGTTTTTATTGAGCTTTATAATGATGGGCTGATTTATCGTGGCAAACGTCTCGTCAACTGGGACCCCAAATTCGAAACGGCAATTTCCGACCTCGAAGTGGAGAACAAGGAAGTTGACGGCCATATGTGGCATTTCAAATATCCACTGGCTGGCGGCGAGACCTATACCTATGTTGAAAAGGATGAAGACGGCAACGTCGTTTTGGAAGAAGAGCGCGATTACATCTCGATCGCGACAACGCGACCCGAAACAATGCTCGGCGATGGTGCCGTTGCTGTCCATCCTTCTGATGAACGCTATGCACCGATTGTTGGCAAGCTTTGCGAAATCCCTGTTGGGCCGAAGGAGCATCGCCGCCTGATCCCGATCATCACCGATGAATATCCTGATCCGGATTTTGGTTCAGGTGCGGTGAAGATTACCGGTGCTCACGATTTCAATGATTATGGTGTTGCTCGTCGCTGCGACATTCCTTGTTATCGCCTGATGGACACCAAAGCTGCCATGCGCGCAGATGGTGCTCCTTACGCGGAATGCGCAGAATTGGCTGTTGAGATCGCCAAAACCGGCAATCTGCCATCCGAGACAGAAGTTGATGCAATTAACTTGGTTCCTGATGAATATCGTGGTCTGAACCGGTTTGAAGCGCGCAAGCAGATTGTCGCTGCCATAAATGGGGAAGGTCTTTGCGTTTTCGCCAAGGATGACGAAGGCAATGACATTCCTTTTGTCGAGAACAAAAAGGTCATGCAACCATTCGGAGACCGGTCCGGTGTTGTTATTGAACCCATGCTGACCGATCAGTGGTTTGCTGATGCCAAGACCCTTGCGAAGCCCGCCATTGCATCTGTAAAGGAAGGACGGACCAACTTCGTTCCGAAGAATTGGGAAAAGACTTATTTCGAATGGATGGAGAATATCGAGCCGTGGTGTATCTCCCGTCAGCTTTGGTGGGGGCATCAGATTCCGGCCTGGTATGGTCCGGAAGAATCCGTTTTTGTCGCCCATGACGAAACCGAAGCCATGGCTATGGCCAAAGAGAAATTTGGCAAAGAGGTTGAGTTGGTTCGTGATGAAGATGTTCTGGATACCTGGTTCTCATCTGCTCTTTGGCCATTTTCCACACTTGGCTGGCCTGACAAAACACCTCAGCTTGAGCGATATTATCAGACCGATGTCCTGGTGACTGGTTTTGATATCATTTTCTTCTGGGTTGCTCGCATGATGATGATGTCCCTTCATTTCATGAAGGAAGAGCCATTCCATACCGTCTATGTTCATGCGCTGGTGCGCGATGAAAAAGGCGCCAAAATGTCCAAGTCCAAGGGCAATGTCATCGATCCGTTGGATCTGGTAGACGAGTATGGAGCTGACGCTGTTCGCTTCACGCTGGCTGCAATGGCTGCTCAAGGTCGTGATATCAAGCTTGCCACCAGCCGGGTTGCCGGCTATCGCAACTTCGGTACAAAACTCTGGAATGCGACCCGTTTTACCCAGATGAATGGCTGCGCGCGCATTGAAGATTTTGACCCGAACGGCGTGAAGGAAATAGTTAACCGTTGGATCGTGACTGAGTTGGCCAAAACCGCCAAGGAAGTGTCCGAAGCCATCGAAACATATCGTTTCAACGATGCGGCCAACGGACTTTATCGCTTTGTTTGGAATCTGTATTGCGATTGGTATATTGAGCTGACCAAGCCTATTCTCCAGGCAGAAGGTGAGAGTGGTGCCAAGACAGAGACGCAGGCTTGCGTTGCCTGGGTTCTGGATCAGATCTGTGTGCTTCTGCATCCATTCATGCCTTTCATCACCGAAGAGCTCTGGGCGGAAACCGGTAAGAACGGTCCAGTACGTGAAGGTTTGCTGATCCTTGAAAAATGGCCAAGCTATTCCATTGAAGACACCGGTGCTGCCGATGACATCAACTGGCTGGTTGATATCATCACGGCAATCCGCTCCGTCCGTTCCGAGATGAACATAACGCCATCCACTCAATTGAAGCTGGAAATCGTGGGCGCGTCTGATCAGACCAAAGCCCGCCTGAAAGCTCAGGATGCAGTTATCAAGCGTCTGGCTCGTGCTGAAGAGATCAAGGTTTCAGCTGATGTACCACAAGGCTCAGCCCAAGTAGTCGTGGGTGAGGCTACCATTGCTCTGCCTCTGGCTGGCGTGATTGATCTGGATGCAGAAAAAGTCCGCCTGGAAAAAGAGATCGACAAGATCTCCAAGGTTGCGGCCAAATTCTCCGGCAAGCTGAATAATGAGCGCTTCGTTGCCAATGCTCCAGCTGAAATAGTCGAAGAGCAGAAGAGTAAACTGGCTGAACAAGAAGCTCTGAAAGCCAAAGTTCAGGAAGCTCTGAATCGTATCATGGCTGCTCTTTAA
- a CDS encoding 5'-methylthioadenosine/S-adenosylhomocysteine nucleosidase (Enables the cleavage of the glycosidic bond in both 5'-methylthioadenosine and S-adenosylhomocysteine), translated as MTFSNPKILFVMAASAEYGAQLQQLIKPLMIGVGPVEAAVNLTAELANLTHQGKKPDLIVSLGSAGSQHLKQTEVYQAASLSYRDMDASALGFEKGTTPFLDIPAIVEMEHFLSSVPKASLSTGANIVSGEDYEAINAEMVDMESFAIWRVCEKFAMPMIGLRGISDGEKELQQISDWTEYLHIIDEKLGLVLQEMKREFGGWQDCLA; from the coding sequence ATGACATTTTCCAATCCAAAAATTCTTTTTGTAATGGCGGCTTCTGCGGAATATGGAGCGCAATTGCAGCAGCTGATAAAGCCTTTGATGATTGGTGTGGGCCCGGTTGAGGCAGCTGTGAATTTGACAGCGGAATTGGCAAATTTGACCCATCAGGGTAAAAAACCGGATCTGATAGTCTCACTTGGATCTGCCGGATCGCAGCATTTGAAACAAACTGAAGTCTATCAAGCTGCCAGCCTGTCCTACCGGGATATGGATGCATCAGCACTAGGTTTCGAAAAGGGAACAACGCCTTTCCTCGATATCCCGGCAATTGTGGAAATGGAACATTTTCTGAGTTCCGTACCAAAGGCCTCTCTTTCCACCGGTGCGAATATCGTTTCCGGGGAAGATTATGAAGCAATCAATGCAGAGATGGTGGATATGGAAAGCTTTGCCATCTGGCGCGTTTGTGAAAAATTCGCTATGCCAATGATTGGATTGCGCGGTATCTCTGATGGAGAGAAAGAGCTGCAGCAGATTTCTGACTGGACAGAATATCTGCACATAATCGATGAAAAACTCGGCCTGGTTCTTCAGGAAATGAAGCGCGAATTTGGTGGCTGGCAGGACTGTCTTGCCTAA
- a CDS encoding DUF1203 domain-containing protein, which yields MAFQVRGLDPKPFQKYYGKSEEELKSLGIIRYQVDEYPGYPDRVTLSEVEAGGTVLLMNYEHLPVASPYRSRHAIFVQEGAREADLVIDKVPDSLATRILSLRAFDENDHIVEADLAEGEAIEPTILRMLGNTDVQYIHAHYAQRGCYAALIERNA from the coding sequence GTGGCTTTTCAGGTTAGAGGATTGGACCCAAAACCTTTTCAGAAATACTATGGCAAAAGCGAGGAAGAGCTGAAGTCGCTCGGAATTATTCGCTATCAAGTTGATGAATATCCGGGTTATCCAGATAGAGTGACCTTGAGTGAAGTGGAGGCTGGGGGGACGGTGTTGCTCATGAATTATGAGCACCTGCCAGTCGCGTCTCCTTATCGTTCAAGACATGCCATCTTCGTGCAAGAAGGTGCTCGGGAGGCAGATCTTGTGATCGACAAGGTACCAGACTCATTGGCTACACGCATTCTGTCACTGCGTGCATTCGATGAAAATGATCATATCGTAGAAGCTGATCTTGCTGAGGGTGAGGCTATAGAGCCTACAATCCTCAGAATGTTGGGAAATACGGATGTTCAATATATCCATGCTCACTACGCCCAACGAGGCTGTTATGCCGCACTGATTGAGCGGAATGCGTAG
- a CDS encoding ATP-binding protein yields MSSNELKSIVKSLKKIHKVLERAVPEKAPKPRLDGADGFVWHTEPYPHLAPVKHINRVDLGLLKGIDRNRDMVLENTRRFANGFPANNALLWGARGMGKSSLVKAAHATVNAEKDDDEKNLKLIEISREDIESLPILMNILREREECCILFCDDLSFDSGENAYKSLKAVLDGGIEGRPTNVLFYATSNRRHLMPRDMIENERSTSINPSESVQEKVSLSDRFGLWIGFHNCSQDDYLSMVNGYVVEYHIQIDADELRASALEWAMTRGSRSGRVAWQFIQDLAGQKGVVLG; encoded by the coding sequence ATGTCTTCGAATGAGTTGAAATCCATCGTCAAAAGCCTGAAAAAAATCCACAAGGTGCTGGAGCGTGCTGTTCCAGAAAAAGCACCCAAGCCAAGACTGGATGGTGCTGACGGATTTGTATGGCATACCGAACCCTACCCGCATCTTGCCCCCGTCAAACACATCAATCGTGTGGATCTGGGCCTGCTGAAAGGCATTGATCGCAATCGCGATATGGTGCTCGAAAACACTCGTCGTTTCGCAAATGGCTTTCCTGCCAACAACGCTCTTTTGTGGGGCGCACGTGGCATGGGCAAAAGCTCCCTGGTCAAAGCTGCTCATGCAACGGTGAATGCGGAAAAAGATGATGACGAGAAAAACCTCAAGCTGATCGAAATCAGCCGAGAAGATATCGAATCGCTCCCTATTTTGATGAACATTCTGCGCGAGCGCGAAGAATGTTGTATTCTTTTCTGCGATGATCTGTCTTTCGACAGTGGAGAAAATGCCTATAAATCGCTCAAAGCGGTTCTGGATGGTGGTATTGAAGGCCGCCCTACCAACGTTCTCTTCTATGCAACATCCAATCGCCGCCACCTGATGCCGCGCGATATGATCGAAAACGAGCGTTCAACCTCCATCAATCCGAGCGAATCCGTACAGGAGAAAGTCTCGCTGTCCGACCGCTTTGGCCTTTGGATCGGATTTCACAATTGCTCCCAGGACGATTACCTCTCCATGGTCAATGGTTATGTTGTGGAATATCACATCCAAATCGATGCAGACGAGCTTCGTGCCAGCGCTCTGGAATGGGCCATGACCAGAGGTTCCCGCTCCGGCCGTGTAGCATGGCAATTCATTCAGGATTTGGCGGGCCAAAAGGGTGTTGTACTGGGTTAA
- the yajC gene encoding preprotein translocase subunit YajC: MFVTPAYAQAAGAAGTSDFLVSVVPFILIFVIMYFLIIRPQRTQMKKHAEMIAAVRRGDTIVTSGGLVAKVTKVVDDAEVQAEIAEGVKVKIMRKAIAELRSKGEPAGDAS; the protein is encoded by the coding sequence ATGTTCGTTACGCCCGCTTACGCACAGGCAGCCGGAGCCGCTGGTACCTCTGATTTTCTTGTTTCAGTTGTCCCCTTCATCTTGATCTTTGTGATCATGTATTTCCTGATCATCCGTCCTCAGCGGACCCAGATGAAAAAACATGCGGAAATGATTGCAGCAGTGCGTCGTGGTGATACCATCGTGACTTCCGGTGGTTTGGTGGCAAAAGTGACAAAAGTGGTCGATGATGCCGAAGTGCAGGCTGAGATTGCCGAAGGCGTAAAGGTCAAGATCATGCGTAAGGCCATAGCCGAGCTGCGCTCCAAAGGAGAACCAGCAGGCGACGCCTCCTGA
- a CDS encoding Mth938-like domain-containing protein — MATGLSLVDAHYPGHDPIDYYGNGGFRFGDYSHQGSLMFLPSGTRRWDISSPEEFSEEAFTQVVAEADGIEILLIGSGNSLVPLHPEMKAKLREVGIICDVMDTGAAVRTLNILLAEERAVAAAILAVD, encoded by the coding sequence ATGGCGACGGGGCTGTCTCTTGTGGATGCGCATTATCCTGGCCATGACCCAATTGATTATTATGGCAATGGTGGCTTTCGTTTCGGCGACTATTCCCATCAGGGTTCCCTGATGTTTCTTCCCAGCGGCACGCGTCGCTGGGATATTTCTTCGCCTGAAGAATTCTCGGAGGAAGCCTTCACACAAGTCGTTGCTGAAGCAGATGGAATCGAAATTCTTCTGATTGGTTCAGGCAATTCTCTTGTGCCGTTGCATCCGGAAATGAAAGCCAAACTCCGTGAGGTTGGGATCATCTGTGATGTAATGGATACGGGTGCAGCTGTGCGCACTCTCAATATCCTGCTGGCAGAAGAGCGGGCTGTCGCTGCTGCAATTCTGGCAGTAGATTAG